In Astyanax mexicanus isolate ESR-SI-001 chromosome 7, AstMex3_surface, whole genome shotgun sequence, the genomic stretch ACAATAGGAGTGTAATGTACACACCATGCTTTTTGAACCTCACGGTTTTGCTTGAGTacagtacaaaaaaacaaaaacaaaagaccaACACAggtttcttttcatttcttttcatttttcttcagttatagttatagttttttCCCCATCTAGATCCTGAAGTAGTTAATACAGCATGTTCTATGAACACAGTGACATTTATTTACTATctatctttttatatatttgtgtttattcaaGCATAAACACCTACAGATCAGATAAGGACCCTTTTCATTTAAATTGCCATAGGTGATTAAGCAGAAACATTAATTTCAGCAGCTACATACCTTTGTTGCGAGCTGCCTCTGctcctcttcttttctctgctgctcctctctctccatctgctcAGGGGTCAGATATTTCTCTACCTTTATCTACAAGCACAAATAGAAATTCACACAAATCAAACTAGAGATGAGGCACAGGAATAAACCAAAATCAACAAATGCAACATTTTCATCAActcaacttttattattattatttttttatttattttatttattattatttgtttctttAGTATGTCATGTAAAACCCTTTTAGATTGTATATCCACCTTCATCACTGGCTCGCTTCCTTTACAAACAGCACATTTAGTATGCTGGATACACTTAACATATGTCCAAGGgttttgtggacacctcttttaATGAATGCGTACAGCCAATGCTGAGACAGATGACAAATGCACACACCCAGCTTGTATAGTCCCTGAAGTATAAGACTCCCTGGAAGTGGTAAACTGAGCTGAGGTGTgctgcagtggaactgtgttctctggaatgacagTAATATTTTTCCAATACTTCTGGAATGATTTGGGggcaatacttttgtccatatactgtaaTTTGCTGCAAATTACTACATTAAAAGGTTGACACTCTCAAGTCTCCCCCATTACACTATTTGTAAATGATGCTGCCCCACATGGGGAGTGAAAATGCTGTAGCTGTTACCTCAGAGTCACTGACGGTCAGTGCTCTCTCTGGTCTTTCATTGTCAGTAAGAGTTGGCTCCCACAGAACCTCCTGCACCTCCAGCTCAGTCATAATGTCAGTGATGCGCTTGTTCCTGTCTCTTACACGGCTGATCTCCTGCTCCTTCTGCTTATACACAGCCTCAAATTCTTCATTAAAAGCAGTTTTCACTTTGTAGATaacatcctaaaataaaaaataaaaaatacaaataaaaagtgtCAGTGTCATTATGTTTTTGGTACGGTATGATTTTAAATCGACCATTCCTCTCTTTTTGGagaaatcatttattttctttactcttgtcacaagccattaaactaaactgaactgtttgattttttgcaccacgagtggcataacattatccaaaagcagtgtgtaagactggtggaggagaacatgccaagatgcataaaactgtgattaaaaaccaggactaTTCCATCAAaaattggtttctgaactcttaaaactttataagtatgaacttgttttctttgcattatttgagccatttctcattttctgaaaacaaatgttctaaataacaatattttgtatttggaatttaggagaaatgttgtctgtagtttatagaataaagcaacaatgttcattttacttaaacatatacctataaatagcaaaatctgaaaaactgattcagaaactgaagtggtctctttatgtCTGAGCTGTATGTCTGAATAaggcacatttaattttttttatgtaaaacagttgtccaaaaaaaagaataacttaTTTCTCCCAAAAGGGAGAAAtggtagatatatagatattcCTTATAATGTCTATGTGTCTTCATTAATAAAGATGCTGACCTGTAGCAGGGTGATCTGATTAAGTTTCTGCTCTCTGGTCTGAATGCTGATTTGGCTGTACAAGTAAGGGTTAAAACCCCCACATTGAGGACTCAGGCTGCCTGTTAAAGCTAAGCTCTGTGCTGCATCTCCTTCTGCCTCATCCTTCTCCTCTCCCTCTACTGGAGGCTTGCTTTTCTCTTCGGAAGTCTCTTGTTGAAGCTTGCAGATGAcagaccaaaagaaaaaaaacatttaattaaatgctCTTTACAATGTAATTATATCTGCATTGTGTTTAAGAtataaattaagaaaattaaaattacatttgatTCAGATAGTTCAGTCTGTCGGATAGTCTCCACCCGATGAAGCTCTTCCAGCTCCTTTGCTGTGCGTTCCTTCATAGGGTAATTCTGCACTTCATGCTCACTGTGGAAGGCCTAAGGGGGTCATATAGAAAAAGCATAAAGTACAGTAGCTATAGAAGGCCACAGTCATTAGATTACATTAGATTCAACTTTAATGTCATTGAGAAGGTAGTTGTTTAAACACAAGTGAACGAAATGCACTTAGCATCTAACCAGAAGTGAAAAgcaaaaaacatattaataagtacaaatttgATCTGCAAATGAACATCATGAGGCAGAATTAATTTATAAGGTGCATGAATAAATTTAGAAAGGGTTTAATATCCACTGGAGGAGCTTTACTCACTTTGATGTACACCTTTACAACACAATCATTAACCATTTGGACTGGAAATTCAAGCACAAATATGTCAGAAATTAACTCGTGAAAGTAGGTGTGGGGCAATAATTTGAATAGTCTCTAGATATTTATCTAGGTAAGTTAAAGAAACTTGTGTGCTAATGTAGTcttcttaaacatttttaaatgtaacagtCTGCAATATATAGTACAGACACTATATATTAGGAATGTATACTTGATATCCATTACATCCCAAAGCTTGCAGCacagaaatatttataaattcACATTAACACATTTTCGTACGTTCATTTACCTTAATGGCTTTCCCCTTGACTTTCatctggtcccaaaattctttctTAAGAACCTCACGTTGATAGCGCTTAGCCAGATTTTCCAGCTCAATCTCCTTTCGTACCTAATTCATGccaaaacatattaaaataacaaaTCATAATAAAGTCAATTCTGGTGCTAAAGCACCTTAATCAATCTGCTTTACATACATTGAGTACTctgagtatatacagctctggaaaaaataagaaacaacttcagtttttgaaaaagtttctctgattttgctatttataggtatatgtttgattaaaatgaacattgtcgttttattctataaactacagacaacatttctcccaaattttaaataaaaatattttcatttagagcatttattttttagaaaatgagaaatggctgaagtaacaaaaaagatgcagagctttcagacctcaaataatgcaaaaaaaacaagttcatattctcctccaccagtcttacacactgcttttagatagctTTGTGTcactttgattatattccagagtttttcaatttggtacaatcaaagaaactcatcctctttagcggtctcttattttttccagagctgtatttcttactttttttattagtgaTATTCTTGCTCAGTAGTAGCACTATACTAGCAATTGTGTTACCCTGTCAACCTCCTGCTCTCCCTCAGCCTGCAGTCTCTTCTGCTCCTCCACGTCCAGGTTAAACTCATGCAGCTCCAGCTTCTCCATGTCTGGCAGAGACTCATTCTCCTGCATCATAGCCTGAATCTGTAAGATGATCATTAGTTTTGACTTAATCAATTATCACTGAAGTTAACTTACTGCAAATGCTTTTTACAATTTTCTTGGGTCTTCAATGAAAAAAGAACTAGAACAATACTAGGAAGCTATTAGTTTGAACACCTGGGTTTAACAAATACACTTGATAGATATTATATTAGTGAATTCAGTAATTACAGTACATTAATGCCCATAATGTAAATAAAGTTTCTTACTGTTTCTCTCAGTTCCTTAAGGCCATTCCTGATGCTCTCCCTGTTTCCTGCAAACTGCTGGCTCTCCTCTTTGAGTACCTTTAGAGAAAGACAAAcaccaaatatataaaacattcttTTGATTTCTGATGGATTAAACTCTTTGGTTCTTTAGTCATTCTGGATAAAAGCATCAGCTAAATTCAATAAATGTAATCAAGTGTAAACTCTCATATTATTATCTTGTCCCATGGCTAAACCTCACCACTTGACAAAGCCAAttgtatagttttatagtttttttagttCTGATACATAAAGCTCAATAATGGCGTTTTGAAACAAAACATAGATAAAATCAGCTGTTTTTCCATGTGCTAGTACTAAAAAGCATCTCTCCTATATGATAAAATATGTCTTTCTTCTACATTAAATTTTACAATTATAACATTTAGCAGATGCTCTGTTCAAGGCCCAAAAACAAAACAGGACTATTTGAaaaagataaacatgaacctattactATCATGTATGATGCCAGGCATCATATATCCACTGTATTGAGTTGtgaagcagtgaaactgtgttctctgtgttttacaactaaatgaaatcaaatgTATTGTTATTACACTACATCATTCGAGAACACTGACCGCATCTAGCTTCTCATCCAGCCATGTGAAATGGGATGAAGATGCAGAAGGCTGACTCATATTGCTCTCATCCTTGTTGGTTACGTGACTGCTTTCACTGacctgcaaataaaaaataaatatcttacatAACCTCACATCTCCCAAAGAACAAAACAGCTGTTAAAAATAAAGGTATAAATTTCAGCAGCAGATTCAGATCCAGTTATATTGCAATAAATGCAATTTAAGTTCATGATAGTATTGGAATCTAGTATAAAAATATGCTCATTCTGACTATCAGAGCTGTACTACACTAAATTATGTTTCCTAGCCAAAACCGTACAGTCAAATAGTCAGAACctctttataaattataaaacacaGCATAGTTTTTCAGTTCCATACCTCagctgtgtgaggtgtgtgaggagCCTGTAATTCCAAGTCAGTCATGCGGCTGAGCACAGGGTTTTCAGATAATATTAACTCCTCAAAGGATTCCACCATGGACAGTCTGTACTGGGTAGCTGTGTTTGCTTTACTGTTTCCAGATGTCTTTAACCTGTCAAAgtatgcatgtttaaaatgttaatagtgttatttgaaaaaaatttttTATTCATGATTCGTTTTTCAAATGCACTGAATTTATTccctataaatataaaatatgaaaggtTTAACAAAAAGTCAAAACAAAAAGTACATttctaaaaataaaggttttcaaAAAGTCCATGTAGGAATGATTTTGGATACATAAAGAACCTTATttgcaacataaaataataacttGTAATTGTGAAGCAACTTTTAAAGGTGTAAAGAACCTTACAGTAACATTTTACAATTCAACCAATTATTAATTGCCACTAGTTAATCATTACTAatcattataacatttaaatCTACCGGTAATgtcttaatttattattattaacaacattcttaagtattataatttGGCAGTATTTAATAATGGCTTGGCTAATGTTAATTAATAACTAATTAAGGCATTACCTAACCATTTAACAATGGTGCTcttaccactgagccaccactgctccAATGGAATCAAAAGCAgaatttactattttttaaatacatttaaatgagtTGGTGAGATGTATTTCTGTCCACATAGTTAATTTGAGGCCTGTAGAGAGTTTTGAAATGTTCCTAACAGAACAGTTCAGTTTTctgatattaaatattttgattCAAGAACTTGTTAtgggaagaaaaaataatatagattattttgataatatttaataatactgtcacattaataaacacatataCATTTCATTACCTGAGCTTACTACAGACCAGAGAGCCATCTCGAAGGCCAGTGGTGATGACTGTTTGACTGTCAGGTGTAAAAGACACAGAGCAAACTCCTCCCAGCCAGGAAGAGTGGCACTGATGTTGCACATATATTTCCTGGATGAAACAGAGGGAGTGGTGTAACACACCCAACTGTCACCGCATTGTACAATGTCACCTCATTGCACACATTGAGTACTCACATGTAAAATATCAATCAACCCAAACCAGATATTACCAGACTGGAGACATCACAGATGCGTAGCAGTCCATCTCTGCCGACAGAGGCCAGCCAGTCCTGGTGGGGTGATAGATTCACAATCGCAGGGCCCAGAGGATGcccttctgtctctttctctggaGTCAGCTGAAGAGGTTCCTCTGTGCTGGATGATTTACTTGCAAGCtgcaaatcagataaaaaaataagcaagCTTAGTTTTTACTGACTGAAGACTAAAGCATGTGTAGGAAAAAGCTACAAGACTAAACTAGAAAAGATAATTTTCTGAAGGTAAATAAAGTGCTAAAGGCACAgctaaagtggttgctatagtattctaggtggttgcaatAACGTTAATATTAGGTGTTTCTAGGTGTTAGCTATGGCATCAAGTGTAAAGGTGACTGCTATgatattgctaggcggttgcaaAGATACTGCTATGGTATAGTTGTTGGTtgttaaagtgttgctaggtggctgctaaggttttgctaagcAGTTACTACAGTGTAGTTAGGGATCAAATAATGAAAATCAACAAAAAGATAAGTGCAGTCCTGTATAGCTGTAAATAAGAGCCCAGTTACACGCCCTGATGGAGTTCCTGAAGTTTGGTGCCTTTCAGGAAACATaaactctatggcttgggcaAGTGTCAAAAATAATAGGAATGAATGGGATCATTATAAAAAATGTCTAAATACTTATGGACGCAAATGCAAATGCAAGTGTTGTATTATGAGACGCTTTTTAAAACAGAACAGCTCTAAAACTTCATACCTCTGGAAGTTGGAATATCTGCAGGACTTTCTTTTGCTGACAATAGCCAAAGACTTTTCTAGTACCCAGAACACATGAAGACAAATAGTCTGGAGTCTCATACACACAGCTGTGAAGAACATCTTCACGAAGGGCACCATGCAGGTCCACACAGCTTCCTGAAACTACAAGCAggaggaaaatatttatttattttattttatttttattttattttacgctGCTAAAAACGTCTGTTTTTACAATTGATGAATATTTTTGTCTTTATCTTTGTGTCTACCTGTGACCTGCTGCAGAGATATTGAGAGCAGCAGCAGTACATTCCCCTCTTTATGTTCcttgttttttctttcctctttttctccaTCACAAAGCACCAGCACCTTTATCTGTTTGCTCTCTTTTACAAACTGGGTGGACAGGCTCACAGTGGCACCtattgttactgaaaaaagtggcaaaacaaTCTAAATCGGAAACAGATTCATACTgacaaataaaaatcaaatcaGTTCTAATGTCAcattaacagtaaataaaaataccaatctataccaaataaaaataaagaaacagtaGCTTTAGTCATGGTTGTAGATTACCTGTGTACCCAATCACCTCAAACGCTTTTGATGGTCGTGCATCCAGCACAAATATGTGAGGCTCTGATGCTCCTGTGATTAAGACATTGCCTCCTTGATCAAACCTGTTGAAAGCAAAAACAACATTaatacacaatatacagtaataatgttaaaatgttaacaaGTTACTTAATAACATATTATTGCTATCGTTCAAAAATCTTGTATTTCCAAAATGGCAGTTTTTCATTAGAAGAAAAGACCTTAAATTTTAATGATTGTCTGTATACATTGTGCATCATATTGGCATGCCTTGCATTCAATAATCTCTCTTACCAAGAGGTACGCTACCCAAAAGTAgactctgagagcctttttttcATAGGATGAAGTGGAAAGCACATTTACAATCATTCGCATATCTGAACATCTGAGACATACATGCCAAGTTTTGCAGCAATCGAGGGTGCATTATTATTTTGGTCAATAAGTatagaaagtattttatttaaagtcattttggtaattttggagcatttttattggtctattcattatgGAATTTTGACATTTAAGAACAAACGCAAAATTCAAATAGTCGAAAAAGCAAAAGTAACTCTGATGAAATAACAGGgctcttgcaccattttaaaagtcaaattgaatgctttttaagacctttttagagcctcgataaatataatttaagacccaaaaatgtagtcataatttattaagttctcttcctggtaacattagctaactttccACTGACATTAGCATGTTTGCTAAAACGGCACTAATGTTAGATAGccctctgctaaccttagttctacctttgttagctagcttgtttaagctagttaatgttaatatgttagctaactcaccactaatgttagctagcttaccgtTAACCTAAGGTCTATTCCTGGTAACGCtagctagctcgtttaagctagctaatgttagtatgttacctaacttgccgctaatgttagatagctctcTGATAACCTTAGGtctatccctggtaatgttagctagctcgtttaagctagctaatgtaagtatgttagctaactcgccactaacgtTAGTTAGCTTTCCGTTAACCTAAGTTCTATcactggtaatgttagctagcttgctttagctagccaaagttagtatgttagctagcttgccactaaagttaatatgttagctagtttgcagctaaagttaatatgttagctaactctcaactaatgttagctagctctctgctagtTTTCTTCCCAGGTTAGATGTTTATggtgggccactgtgttttcccaccggcattaaatgtgccatctgaaaatgtaatacttacagcaaatttacagaaaatttaaaacaatttaagactttaattacctggattttaatttaagacattttaagaatttttaaggacctgcgggaaccCTGAATCACTTACACTAAATGACTGACAGGCACCTGGTAGAGGTGAACACTATGAACCAGTCGAGGTTCCTCCTTTCTTGTGAGTTCCACAAACAGAACATGCCCAGTCACTGTACCCACTGCAACATACTGGGCAATCGGGCAACACGCCAAGCTGGTCACCTGCACCCATATCATAACAACAGCACTCACTGCATACATCTGATACAAATAGATTTGATATTAGTGTGAAAAGTCCACAGTAAAAAGTCGTATTGGCAGATGGAAGGATGTGTAATAAGGTTGGTAAAAGAGAAGCCACTAACATTTGTCTGCAAAGAGATGGAAGCAATACAGATTCCTGCATCCAGTGACCACAGCTGCAGCTCTCCAGACTCTCTGACTGACTGGAaccatgcacacaaacacacacacacacacacacacacacacacacacacacacacacacacacacacacacaaacacacacacacacacacacacacacagaaaaggccAGATAAACTTTCACATCATCAGTCATTAACccataatgttataataatcCTGGTATTACTTTACCACGCAGATGTTATTTTCAGTGTATAATGGAGCAGCAGCCACAAAGTCTCCATTCAGAACATCCAGCACCTTCACAGGTTTGTCTGCAAGCCCTGGTTTGTATCTGTATATGCAtccctaaaaaaaaattaaaaatgtgagTACAGAATAGCGCTAGACTAAATAGACAaaatgatatatcacaatattttcttAATCTTGTTCAATATAATAAGAGATATTAACAAAAAAGCCCACAATGGATGTCTGTACTTACAATGTACTGAAAAAAAGGAATTTGTTAATTCATGTAATTCACCAGGAACTGAAAGCtggtcagtaacagatgctgacactaaataatgtatattaaaatgttGTGTGGTTCTGACATTTATTTTTGTGGGCGTCTTTGCATTTGAGTCCAAGTAATACAATTTTATGAGCTTTGCTGGCCTGATTTGTTTTTCCTGCTAAAGCAGGTCATCTTTATATTACAAAATTATAGTGCATACATCACTATCACAATTCACTGGGTTTAACTGAAGTGCTCAGTGTAAACCAGTAAGAACATGCTGATATAATTAGGTATATGATATAAGTTGAGATAATAGTAAAATGGTTTAACAGGTTTAACACCTACAGTGGGGGAAGAGAGCAGCAGTGTTTCATAATCAGGTGAACAGCACAGGAAGGAGGCTGCTTCCTCCATAGCCAACGTCTTTACAACCTCAACCTGATTCCCTTTAATCTGGATGTTTCGTAAAACACAATCCTACAACAAAATATCacgcagaaaaaaataaaatcagataagAGTGAACTCACACCTGTCTAcataattcttataaaaaaacaagctttaaaattatatttattttttgtttatttaaagcaaACTATAGCTACAATATAATCATTCTTAAATGAAGTACTCATACAGTTCCTGTAGTAAAGATCCCATTACTGCACAGTGCCAGGCTCTGGAAACTGCCTTCTTGCATAAGCAGACCCATACAGTCgactgtaaaatatgaaaaaaaaaaaaaaaaaagccattaccTTCAGgttcaaaaacaaaaagcaaatattaaaaaaatcacactaatAAAAGCCACTCTTTACCTAGTTCATTTGAAGGATTTCCCTCAATAAGTGTCTTGTAGAGAACCGTGACAAGCAGAGTTTCAGAGTTTATTAGCAGCAGAAAACCTTCTCTGGTTCCCACATACAGCTGTGAGGAGGCCGACCAGCAGATGGCACTTGGGCAAAGTCTTGATTTCACTTGACCCTGGGGCTGAtaaagcaaaaacacacaaattctGGTTGCAGGAAAGTCAAAATAACTgtaattaactgacattttgtggtaaatcaatatttaactaataaattaaacataACATGACCTATATCACCTTTACAACTTCGTAAAAGAGGGCAACAAATCTACCTTGTCGAGCTTCATAACCAAAAAAACGGCTTGATATTGTATTATCCTAAAGCCACTTCATAATGACATAGTTTTGGACATGAATGTGAACTGTACAAATATTTAATTCCTAATTGAAATGTTTGAAGTGATCTGTAAAAGTGGAATACCTGAACAATCTGTTTTTAGCAGCTTTTAAATGACTATTTTAATGAAACAAGTCGTGAAGACTTGAAGTTTTCTTTGTTAAAGAATTGAAAACATGTTCTGTAATTTTAATACAggaaatacataatataataaattgcTGTTGGAAATATACTATTGTCAAATACAGTTAATAACtgcaagaaaatacaaaaaaattttgatagcCCTGCTGCCACGGTGTCAAAAAGCGGCACCAGAAAGGGCCACtagaaaatgtttgtaaaaaggTAATTTAccagaaatgtatttaaattaaatttattttacagacattttctggcgctCCTGCTACAAGAAAAGGCTTTTTACAGATGTTTATTAAAAAGTTTGTCCTAAATGggacatttttgaaaaaaaaaaaaaacaacataaaacatgAGTATCCAGATGCAGCAGGACAAAAGTCCATAATGAAAAAATCTGACCATAGTGGTTCATGATGTCATTTTAAGGGTGTGTGAAGCAGTACCACAAAGTTTTCCGCCCGGTCACCACTGAGACCCGCAATAGCTGAAGTTGGCATCTGAGGACCATAGTATGTCAATTTCCCATTGGAGCCATGAGAGGAGATCACTTCTCGCACAACAGCAGAACCATCAGCTGCAGGGAGGTCAACTACACTGAAAACACAACAGAAAatcaaaacaacacaaataaGTATTTAATATACAGAAATACATAATCATTACTGTTAGACTGTTCATTAAATAATAGGGACATCTGCTGGACAGGGGGCACACCTACCTGGGTTGCATTATATGAACATCATTACTTTTCTCAATATTCCAGACTGTTACAGATCTTGAGTTCGCTGCACAGATTTGTTGCCAGTTAACTGGATTAAAAGCTAGAGTTGAAATGTCCTCTTCAGTCAGTGGATGGGTACAAACTGGAGCTTCACTTTCCCAGTTCCTGTGAAAAAGAACGAATTAAACTTACTGCATCGTtatgtatggagtgaattttgtgccaaaagttttacgtaaaaaaataaaatccacaatcaaaattttaagaatcaaaagtaaaacatgtatgttgcaaattcaaaagagaaaaaatatatatcaaatatatatatttaaatatacttggttattttattattctttgcacttatttgaaaattattttagtttggattttgccagtctttgctttcatttttggattttttttgattttctgtggatttttgtggattttgctgctaaagacttttgcttatggaatctctcctttgcttctgcttcatttttttggttctgatttttggcacacttttcacgggtgggcggggcttagaagaaggcgttcccctttaatctctattggtcacctaccctgaaccctcgtctgagacagaccacgcccaccccgccagcttcaagcgctcttccaaacatggcggagcgaacggggttcagctcacagcagcaccagcaggtacttttccaattaaatttcatatagacgttatgtttaatgttatatttcttttttaagtaagtgtttaactctattaagatgctcatgttagcggggtgtgctaaatatccatgcttaaattatactagttagttagtgaacactaacctacctagtcagtgagttagctagtttacctaggtcatctggtcagtgagttagtgggttagctaagctagttaggttacctagtcagtgagttagctaattaacctaggttatctggtcagcgagttacctagctacttaacctaggtcatctggtcagtgagttagtgggttagctaagctagttaggttacctagtcagtgagttagctagttaaccgtaatcagcacttacttggctttaccctggggcataataactagcttagctaacccactagctcactgactaggtaacctaactagcttagctaacccactaactcactgaccagatgacctaggttaagtagctagctaactcactgaccagatgacctaggttaagtagctagctaactcgctgaccagataacctaggttaactagctaactcactgactaggtaacctaactagcttagctaacccactaactcactgaccagatgacctaggtaaactagctaactcactgactaggtaggttagtgttcactaactaactagtataatttaagcatggatatttagcacaccccgctaacatgagcatcttaatagagttaaacacttacttaaaaaagaaatataacattaaacataacgtctgtatgaaatttaattggaaaagtacctgctggtgctgctgtgagctgaaccccgttcgctccgccatgtttggaagagcgcttgaagctggcggggtgggcgtggtctgtctcagacgagggttcagggtaggtgaccaatagagattaaaggggaacgccttcttctaagcccc encodes the following:
- the cfap43 gene encoding cilia- and flagella-associated protein 43 isoform X2, with the protein product MAVLESLEVRWVQGITSSNVEFVDKNTACYICGNYIVFLNIKTRMRNMLQSPGSGIGSFTANSFSRTLALSEQKLHPSIFVYSYPELSLRCELKGTAKLAYTVLALSDAGPYLACCSSLPDYTITVWNWESEAPVCTHPLTEEDISTLAFNPVNWQQICAANSRSVTVWNIEKSNDVHIMQPSVVDLPAADGSAVVREVISSHGSNGKLTYYGPQMPTSAIAGLSGDRAENFVPQGQVKSRLCPSAICWSASSQLYVGTREGFLLLINSETLLVTVLYKTLIEGNPSNELVDCMGLLMQEGSFQSLALCSNGIFTTGTDCVLRNIQIKGNQVEVVKTLAMEEAASFLCCSPDYETLLLSSPTGCIYRYKPGLADKPVKVLDVLNGDFVAAAPLYTENNICVSVRESGELQLWSLDAGICIASISLQTNVTSLACCPIAQYVAVGTVTGHVLFVELTRKEEPRLVHSVHLYQVPVSHLVFDQGGNVLITGASEPHIFVLDARPSKAFEVIGYTVTIGATVSLSTQFVKESKQIKVLVLCDGEKEERKNKEHKEGNVLLLLSISLQQVTVSGSCVDLHGALREDVLHSCVYETPDYLSSCVLGTRKVFGYCQQKKVLQIFQLPELASKSSSTEEPLQLTPEKETEGHPLGPAIVNLSPHQDWLASVGRDGLLRICDVSSLEIYVQHQCHSSWLGGVCSVSFTPDSQTVITTGLRDGSLVCSKLRLKTSGNSKANTATQYRLSMVESFEELILSENPVLSRMTDLELQAPHTPHTAEVLKEESQQFAGNRESIRNGLKELRETIQAMMQENESLPDMEKLELHEFNLDVEEQKRLQAEGEQEVDRVRKEIELENLAKRYQREVLKKEFWDQMKVKGKAIKAFHSEHEVQNYPMKERTAKELEELHRVETIRQTELSESNLQQETSEEKSKPPVEGEEKDEAEGDAAQSLALTGSLSPQCGGFNPYLYSQISIQTREQKLNQITLLQDVIYKVKTAFNEEFEAVYKQKEQEISRVRDRNKRITDIMTELEVQEVLWEPTLTDNERPERALTVSDSEIKVEKYLTPEQMEREEQQRKEEEQRQLATKGDNIRDRALVYMMDGVLELKKEDILRMEVPQPEFMTKPEVQWTEEERRSYKEYEKKTKELREEQEKYRKILEAEIKKLQTSIKDATQGFDGTLSKLFEKKVKSDMAVHQEELKIANLAYSLMIEEEILNREKHLTYKLEMARILKNDMGEGLKRHREDVEEFQKIYDIAVADDKLLDKGFRKEFADVPRYLVDQLYKLYKRRPRVQRFRTQTDSTSPSSIRPLLGQAAAEGSLDMMKAMEELDAPEHMPEDLDLPVWERFCLARRAKVESEQQVKMKALTLAEMQAFLQNRTDEDENLQMEIKTLNNELNGLREERMRFCRDPMVQIVIKQGQVELESGDFIADYSDAVLLHRSVVEELNSVIRALGEQKIAGMIERKEIRKGIIQQEWEHKRMTMQMEDLSNKAKDIQRLHLNQEIQEYLSESDYDNRMSKQVSALEKTSTLQEKTYQKKIENCKKLIKQLNRQAVLKKEKCAALDLQVVSMEVAVAERRKIYEATATEESQEDEVKQRYQDILRRKKLLNLAEAQTEELAALRAEVERLRRKTFPALTPLKPN